One window from the genome of Cryptomeria japonica chromosome 6, Sugi_1.0, whole genome shotgun sequence encodes:
- the LOC131072859 gene encoding uncharacterized protein LOC131072859, giving the protein MASFLHTHLVVILVFSLFLTSAVAIENENTVIALPISENAKKTTACNEKSSDSVTCPVSCFRADPVCGINGITYWCGCAEAQCAGVEVAKIGFCEVGNGGSGLLSGQALLLVHIVWLILLGFSVLIGLP; this is encoded by the coding sequence ATGGCCAGTTTTCTGCACACCCATCTGGTTGTAATCTTGGTTTTTTCCCTCTTTTTAACATCTGCCGTGGCAATTGAAAACGAGAACACTGTTATCGCCTTGCCCATTTCAGAAAATGCGAAAAAAACCACGGCGTGCAATGAAAAATCCAGTGACTCTGTTACATGTCCTGTAAGCTGTTTCAGGGCAGATCCAGTGTGTGGGATTAATGGAATAACTTATTGGTGTGGTTGCGCGGAGGCTCAGTGTGCGGGCGTTGAGGTGGCCAAGATTGGATTCTGCGAAGTGGGCAATGGAGGAAGCGGTCTGCTCTCTGGACAAGCCCTTTTACTGGTACACATTGTGTGGCTTATTCTCTTAGGGTTCAGTGTCCTCATTGGCCTGCCCTAA